A window of the Theileria parva strain Muguga chromosome 2, complete sequence, whole genome shotgun sequence genome harbors these coding sequences:
- the NRPB9A gene encoding RNA polymerases M/15 Kd subunit family protein has protein sequence MTEINFCPECNNILYAKADILKRQLRYFCRQCDFSRISDSKSSEDNCIYRTDYNIAGKENIFVSPMVVKDPTLGRTTRWRCLKCGHQKAVFFQLPERVTDDAMMLVFVCCNPGCGYYSNQLHDDGKVELANEFSNFDKSKFQFIEQDMEKYTRGFDEVNPNDMESIL, from the exons ATGACAGAGATTAACTTTTGCCCTGAATG taataacattttatatgCAAAGGCTGATATTCTTAAGAGGCAGTTGAGGTACTTTTGCAGGCAATGTGACTTTTCGAGGATTTCAGACTCCAAAAGCTCTGAAGATAACTGTATTTATCGCACCGACTACAATATAGCCGGAAA AGAGAATATATTTGTATCACCAATGGTTGTTAAGGATCCGACATTGGGTAGGACTACACGTTGGAGGTGTTTAAAGTGTGGTCACCAGAAGGCTGTTTTCTTCCAGCTTCCTGAGCGAGTCACCGATGATGCGATGATGCTCGTGTTTGTATGCTGTAACCCTGGCTGTGGATACTACTCGAACCAGCTCCATGACGACGGGAAGGTTGAACTGGCCAATGAGTTTAGTAATTTCGATAAGAGCAAGTTCCAATTCATTGAACAGGACATGGAAAAATACACCAGAGGCTTTGATGAAGTTAATCCAAATGATATGGAATccattttataa
- a CDS encoding putative integral membrane protein: MNYNHFPIILFFLISNYFIFCKFKTENDSIPPSLLESVENARTNLKEFQELYKLTRGEILKFSDLIKNIPNHDSYT, translated from the exons ATGAATTATAACCATTTTcctattattttattttttttaatttcaaattactttattttttgtaaatttaaaactgaAAATGATTCAATTCCACCTTCGTTGTTGGAATCAGTTGAGAATGCACGAACTAACCTCAAA GAGTTTCAGGAACTATATAAGCTCACCAGGGGTGAGATCTTGAAGTTTAGTGACCTTATCAAAAACATCCCAAACCACGATTCATACACCTAA
- the rsmB gene encoding uncharacterized protein has protein sequence MLGINSIRARHLENSLSQYFRINSSGLGISAFLKFYFMANRVSTGNRAWISQHFREVMRWKLLIEHTSSKPLTWTSVMNTYLLSDRWRLMSNNKNLAPHIRCSFPEELFSLIEDEYGPEKAVRICNILNEEPVTFLRVNTLKISRDKAYKFLLHKGVPVEKCVFSNSGLFVQDKRKLLECPEYKSGIVEIQDESSQIIGQNINCAEGDHVLDFCCGSGGKSLVFGPKLGNRGRIYLHDVNNNLLQKAKKRMHKAGIRNYYILDRNLEKMNKFYGKMDYVIVDVPCSGIGACRTNPDRKWTFNRENLNGLVMNQRMIVEESLPFLKNNGKLVYITCSIFKAENQSQVDFFSKKYNLHPEEQILQLPESRGMNGYYMATLVNSVN, from the exons ATGTTGggaataaatagtataaggGCGAGGCATTTGGAGAACAGTTTATCCCAATACTTTAGGATAAACTCCTCTGGCCTTGGGATCTCTGCGTTTCTGAAGTTCTACTTCATGGCTAATAGGGTTTCAACAGGTAATAGGGCATGGATTTCACAGCACTTTCGGGAAGTGATGCGCTGGAAACTGTTAATTGAGCATACAAGTTCCAAACCACTCACCTGGACTTCAGTTATGAacacttatttactcaGTGATCGATGGCGCCTGATGAGTAATAACAAGAATTTAGCTCCTCACATCAGGTGTTCATTCCCTGAAGAGCTTTTCTCACTAATTGAGGATGAATATGGACCAGAAAAGGCTGTGAGAATTTGCAATATTCTCAACGAGGAGCCAGTCACTTTCCTTAGAGTCAATACCCTTAAAATCTCAAGAGACAAAGCctataaatttttacttCACAAGG GAGTCCCAGTTGAGAAGTGTGTGTTTTCTAATTCTGGTTTATTTGTGCAGGATAAACGGAAGTTGTTGGAGTGCCCTGAATATAAGTCAGGAATTGTGGAAATACAAGACGAGTCTAGTCAAATAATAGGCCAAAACATCAAC TGTGCTGAGGGAGATCATGTATTGGATTTCTGCTGTGGATCTGGCGGTAAATCACTTGTTTTCGGTCCAAAACTTGGTAATAGAGGTCGAATTTACCTTCACGATGTGAATAATAATCTGCTCCAAAAG GCCAAAAAAAGGATGCACAAGGCAGGAATCAGGaactattatatacttgatagaaatttagaaaaaatGAACAAGTTCTACGGGAAAATGGACTAT GTTATCGTTGATGTTCCCTGTTCGGGAATCGGTGCTTGTAGGACTAATCCTGACCGGAAATGGACTTTTAATAGAGAAAAc TTGAATGGCTTGGTGATGAATCAGAGGATGATAGTGGAGGAGTCTTTGCCATTTTTGAAGAATAATGGGAAATTGGTGTACATTACGTGCAGTATTTTCAAGGCTGAAAATCAGTCTCAAGTTGATTTTTTCTCAaaaaagtataatttacaccCTGAAGAACAGATACTTCAACTTCCAGAGTCCAGAGGCATGAACGGATATTATATGGCAACACTAGTTAATtctgtaaattaa
- a CDS encoding Prefoldin subunit family protein, whose protein sequence is MLYDRMGQILLLKEEFPRFRAKAFRSTVFTLPLKSVFGRSKCILEITIPKEYPIERVSFRMLNPVPHYWSDGDSIRCPRELYDKPLVDVVWGVVSKFVDYDKYVSGKRIHEDEGERKLVDSFNKLKQNIVHALNNPPKNALDNVNSMSDDRVREVLGSDSELFKLIFKCQTMTEVVNLTKKRLNEGEEQLSTSIRNIKKTENILSDLEENINYIKKISTGTIFNFSLDSKKTVAKVLKTEIEDLSKRIKVVKETVHSGKKRYKEVKDDIFNLFKRRNLLKALYLSLENDTD, encoded by the exons ATGCTTTATGATAGAATGGGTCAGATTCTTCTTTTGAAGGAGGAATTTCCTCGCT ttagGGCAAAGGCTTTCAGATCAACTGTATTTACATTGCCTCTTAAATCAGTTTTCGGGAGGTCCAAATGTATACTCGAAAT AACAATTCCTAAGGAATATCCAATTGAGAGGGTGTCGTTTAGGATGTTAAACCCTGTTCCTCATTACTGGTCCGACGGAGATTCGATTAG GTGCCCGAGGGAGTTATATGATAAACCACTGGTAGATGTAGTTTGGGGAGTCGTTTCAAAGTTTGTAGATTATGACAAGTACGTCTCAGGCAAAAGGATACACGAGGATGAGGGTGAAAGGAAGTTGGTGGATTCATTCAATAAATTGAAGCAAAACATCGTTCATGCCCTTAATAATCCACCCAAAAACGCTCTTGATAACGTAAACTCAATGAG CGATGACAGGGTTCGGGAGGTTCTTGGATCCGATTCCGAGCTTTTTAAGCTCATTTTCAAGTGCCAAACG atgaCTGAAGTGGTCAATTTAACCAAAAAGAGGCTAAATGAGGGAGAGGAACAACTTTCTACCTCGAtaagaaatattaaaaaaactgAAAACATTCTGTCAGATTTGGaggaaaatattaactacaTCAAGAAAATATCAACTGGAACCATTTTTAACTTCTCTCTGGACTCAAAGAAAACTGTAGCCAAGGTATTAAAAACCGAAATTGAGGACCTCAGTAAAAGGATTAAAGTTGTGAAGGAAACAGTTCACTCTGGCAAAAAACGATATAAAGAAGTTAAAGAtgatatttttaatctGTTTAAGAGGAGAAATCTACTCAAAGCCCTTTATTTATCTTTGGAAAATGATACAGActaa
- a CDS encoding putative integral membrane protein gives MIPLDVEYYEPSRPEKHKIKSLTFLRRDFSKSDLNTCYMAVFSAFIADLICLYIPLIQYTDLSIFDGFLLFVEKQKGRISVFYCCNLVYLLVLYTGILTSFFWKNSMVWDILGNWALVGVFLTVLWLPFNRKYFILNIATSLINLICLKIRSDSKFSNAQVDQTN, from the exons ATGATTCCACTTGATGTCGAGTATTACGAGCCTTCACGGCCTGAAAAACATAAAATCAAAAGCTTAAC GTTTTTGAGGAGGgatttttcaaaatctgACCTTAACACATGTTATATGGCAGTTTTCTCAGCTTTCATAGCAGACCTTATTTGCCTTTACATACCACTGATCCAATACACAGATCTTTCAATA tttgatgggtttttattatttgttgaAAAGCAAAAGGGGAGAATTTCGGTTTTTTACTGCTGTAACCTCGTTTATTTGCTCGTGTTGTACACTGGAATTCTCACTTCCTTTTTCTGGAAAAACTCAATG GTTTGGGATATTTTAGGGAACTGGGCACTTGTGGGAGTTTTTCTTACTGTGCTATGGCTTCCATTCAATAG gaaatattttatcctAAATATCGCAACTTCACTCATAAATT TAATTTGCCTCAAAATCAGGTCGGATTCTAAGTTTTCTAATGCTCAAGTCGATCAAActaattga
- the erv1 gene encoding Erv1 / Alr family protein, with amino-acid sequence MEDVYKRCVDPSCFDRDPSIKLNRQYPPDRGELGNAGWLFLHTLASKYPKTPDEDSKLKTLAFLYSFADMYPCSVCRDSLVDIYKRFPPRADSRESLVKWTSDIHNCVNQEIGKEPERYSYQQLLEMYPPD; translated from the exons ATGGAAGATGTGTATAAAAGATGTGTGGATCCTTCTTGTTTTGATAGGGATCCTTCCATTAAGTTAAACCGTCAATATCCTCCTGATAGAGGTGAACTTGGCAACGCCGGTTGGCTTTTCCTACACACTTTAGCTTCAAAATACCCTAAAACTCCT GATGAGGATAGTAAGTTGAAAACTTTGGCctttttatattcatttgCTGATATGTACCCCTGTTCAGTTTGCAGGGACAGTCTGGTTGACATTTATAAACGTTTTCCACCCAGGGCTGATTCTCGAGAAAGCCTTGTAAAGTGGACTTCAGATATCCATAACTGCGTAAATCAAGAAATTGGAAAAGAACCTGAAAGGTACTCTTATCAACAACTCCTGGAAATGTACCCTCCGGACTAA